The nucleotide window GTTTTTGGCTGATTGTAGATTACAATTCGTGCTATAGCCTGCTCCGGCTAGGCTTTGGCAAGAAAAAAAGCCCGCGCCGCTTTCTGGTGCGGCACGGGCTCGACGGAGTTGCTCAACGTGGTGCCAGGACTTATGCCAGCATATCTTGCGGCAGGTTGATCAGGGCCAGATAGGGGTAGAGGCCGGCCTGCTCGGTGAAAGGCCGCAGGAAAGCCACGCTGGTGGAAGGCAGCTGCCGCCATACCTCACAGTAGTAGCCAGCCTCCAGGAAGTACAGGTCGACGATAAAAGAGCCGACCGGGCGGGTAACCATGAAGATGCCCCAGGTTTTGACGTAGGCCTGCTGCTCGGCGGCAGACAGCGTCTGGAAGGTGGAATAGGCTAGCATACTCCCAGGTTACTGCCGCCCGAATGAAGCCGGCGTGAAGCCCCTGGCGACTAGTGAAACGGCCGTTTCTTAACCATGCCGCCTTCCGCGTCGTCGATGCTGTGCTGAATCACGAAGGCCTGCGGGTCGATGCGGCGCACTTCGGTGCGTAGCTGGGGCAGCTCCAGGCGGGTTACCACGGTAAAGACGATGTCCATGTCGAGGTCCCGGTCGCCGCGCTTGCCAAAGCCGCGCTTGCCCTGGTAAAGTGTCACGCCCCGGCCCAGGTTGGTAGTAATGGCCTCCCGGATAGCTTCGCTGCGGGCCGAAATAATAGTGACGCCCGTGTACTGCTCGATGCCGTTGAGCAGGAAATCCAGGGTTTTGGAGGCCGCCACGTAAGTCAGAATAGAATACAGGGCCGTTTGGACGCCCAGCACAAAGGCCGCCACGCCGAAAATGAACACGTTCAAGACCAGAATCACGTCGCTGACCTTCAGCAGGGGCGTGTGCTTATTAATAAGCAAGGCCGCTACCTCGGTCCCATCGAGCACGGCCCGCCCCGCATAGCCAGCCCGATACCGGCCCCGATGAACATACCCCCGAATACGGAAGTCAGCAGCAGGTCCTTGGTAACGTCGGGTAGGGCACCACGGCCAGGGCCAACGACAAGCCGGCAATGGCAGCGGCGCTTTTCAGGGCAAACCCGAGTCCAATCTGCCGGTAGCCCAGAATAACGAACGGCAGGTTGATGATGAGCAGTAGCCAGGACAAGGGGATGCCCAGGGCGGCCGATATCAGCATGGAAATGCCCGTAACGCCGCCGTCGATGAAGTGACTGGACAACAAAAAGCCTTTCAGGCCCATGCCGGCGCACAGAATTCCGAGAATAATCAGCCCGGTACTTTTTATGCGTTGGAAAAAGTTGCCCATTTCAGCGGCGGGAGCAGGAGGAGTACTAGAGGACATGGGAGAGGACAAGCGTTGGCGCAATTGGCGCAAAACTATGAGTTGGGGAATAAGCATGCTCGGACGAAAGAAGTAAACGTTAATCCGCTTCGGCAGGCTGGCTCAGCTCGGCCGTTATGGTACGGCCGTGGCGACGGTCCAGCCAATTCATGACCGGAGTTGCCAGAATGCCGTGCAGGCTGATGGACACCAGCATGGTGAAGCCCAGAATGGACCAAAGCTGCCGGGCCTCGGGGAAATCGGCCTTGGTGAGGGCAAAAGCCAGGTAGAAGATAGAGCCGATGCCCCGGATTCCGAAAAAGGAAATGATGACGCGCTCGGCCAGCGTAACGCGCGACGAGCGGGCCAACGTGAGCAGTCCGCCCAGGGGCCGAATTACCAGCAGCAGCAACAGGCCCAGCGCGGCGCCGGTCCAGGTAAGCTCACTCAGCAGCCCGCGCATGATGGCGCCCCGAACAGGATCAGAATTATCACGATGAAAAGGCGCTCCAGCTGGTCGGTGAAGGCGTGCATCTGCTTGTGGTACTCGTGGCGCCGCTCCCGGCCCCGCAGCGTGACGGCGGCTAGAAACACGGCCAGAAAGCCGTAGCCGTGCGCCAGCTCAGTAAGGCCGTAAGTAATCAGCGTGACGGCCAGCGCCACAAAGCCGTACGCCCCAGTCTTGATGCTGATGCGCTTGGGCAGGCTGAAAATAAGGTAGGCCAGCAGCTTGCCCGACACGATGCCGAATACCAGGGCCGCTACGGTGCGGTACACCACGTCCTGCCACAGCCAATGGCCAAGCCGTTCGGGCAGAGAGCCGGCTGCGGCGGGCAGCAAGGCTATGGCCAGGTAGACGAAAGGAAACGCCAGCCCGTCGTTGAGGCCGGCCTCGCCGGTCAGGGCAAAGCGCACGTTGTCTTCTCGCCCTTCGCCCGGGTCGCCCACTTGCACGTCGCCGGCCAGCACCGGGTCGGTGGGGGCCAGAGCCGCCGCCAGCAGCACGGCACTGGCCAAGGGCAGGCCCACCAGCGCCCAGCCCGCCAGCGTGAGGCCGGCAATGGTGAGCACCATGAGCACGAGCACCAGCAGCAGGGGCGTACGCCAGGTTCGCAGGGAAAAAGACCGGTCAATCTTGAGTCCCGTGCCGGTGAGGGCCACAATGACGCACAGCTCGGAAATGTGGGTTACGAACTCCTGGTGCTGAAACGGGTCGGTGGGCAGGTCCAGGGGCAAAGCATAGATGGCCATACCCAGGCCCAAATACAGAATGGGGTACGACAGCGGGTATTTTTCCAGCAGGGAAGGCAGCCAGGCGACGCCCAGAATAGCCAC belongs to Hymenobacter cellulosilyticus and includes:
- a CDS encoding YitT family protein, producing MLDGTEVAALLINKHTPLLKVSDVILVLNVFIFGVAAFVLGVQTALYSILTYVAASKTLDFLLNGIEQYTGVTIISARSEAIREAITTNLGRGVTLYQGKRGFGKRGDRDLDMDIVFTVVTRLELPQLRTEVRRIDPQAFVIQHSIDDAEGGMVKKRPFH
- a CDS encoding YitT family protein — its product is MSSSTPPAPAAEMGNFFQRIKSTGLIILGILCAGMGLKGFLLSSHFIDGGVTGISMLISAALGIPLSWLLLIINLPFVILGYRQIGLGFALKSAAAIAGLSLALAVVPYPTLPRTCC
- a CDS encoding cation:proton antiporter domain-containing protein, whose translation is MRGLLSELTWTGAALGLLLLLVIRPLGGLLTLARSSRVTLAERVIISFFGIRGIGSIFYLAFALTKADFPEARQLWSILGFTMLVSISLHGILATPVMNWLDRRHGRTITAELSQPAEAD
- a CDS encoding cation:proton antiporter domain-containing protein codes for the protein MYASLHYHAGYSGVAILGVAWLPSLLEKYPLSYPILYLGLGMAIYALPLDLPTDPFQHQEFVTHISELCVIVALTGTGLKIDRSFSLRTWRTPLLLVLVLMVLTIAGLTLAGWALVGLPLASAVLLAAALAPTDPVLAGDVQVGDPGEGREDNVRFALTGEAGLNDGLAFPFVYLAIALLPAAAGSLPERLGHWLWQDVVYRTVAALVFGIVSGKLLAYLIFSLPKRISIKTGAYGFVALAVTLITYGLTELAHGYGFLAVFLAAVTLRGRERRHEYHKQMHAFTDQLERLFIVIILILFGAPSCAGC